The genome window GTTCGCGGAGTACTACCGCCGACGACGGCGCGTCATGCCGCTCGTCGTCGCGCACACCGTGCTCGACGTCGTCGCGTTCGTCGGCTACGCCGCCCTGCCCGAGGAGTGGCTGGAGAGCCTCGGCGTCACGTGACGCGGATCAGGCGCGCGGGTCGCTCGCCAGGTCCCGCGCGACCTGCCGCACCGCGAAGCCGCTGACGACGTTGAGCGCCCCGCCGACGAACGCGAACAGCCCCAGCAGCACGCCGAACACCGCGAGCACCGTCTGCGGGCGCGCGATCAGCAGCAGCGCGAACAGCGTGCACACGAGCCCGAACGCGAGCGGCCAGTGCCACCCCGCGCTGCGCGACCGCGACTGCGCGACGGCACCGAGGATCGACACGACGCCGAGGACCAGCAGCCACGCGGCCAGCAGGAAGAACAGCACCCGGACGGTCGGCTGCGGCCACAGCACGACCGCGGCCCCGACGGCGATCCCGGCCAGCCCTTCGACGACCCACCACGTCCACCCCGGGGCGCCGCGGTCGACCAGCCCGAGCGCGACCGACACGACGCCGTCGACGACCGCGAAGATGCCGAACAGCCACACGATCGCCTGCACGGAGGCCGCCGGCTGCGCCATGAGCAGGAGCCCGAGGACGAGCAGCAGCAGACCGCGCAGCACGGGCAGCCACCACACCCTGTTCAGCGTCCGTGCCATGGCGGTGGTGACGTCGTCGGCCATCGTGATCTCCTCGCCGAGCCGTGGGCTCTGGGGTGAGCCGGCGTCGCAGGGTCGCGCGCCGACATCCCTGAGGTGAACGTAGCGCGCGGGGTCGCACGCGGCGCGGCAAGCGCGCCGACGGGGTGACCGGATCGCTCTCTCGCGGACGGGGGTGGGGTGAGTGGGGTGGGCGGGTCAGGCGTCGCGGCGGCGGCCGCCGTACTTGCGGTGCACGGCCTGCTTGCTGACGCCCAGCATGGTGGCGATCGCGGCCCACGGGACGCCGGCGGCGCGGGCGCGACGGACGGCGACGGCCTCGCGGCGGTCGACCTCGGTGCGCAGCCGGTGCAGCGCGAGCAGCGCACCCAGCGGGTCGTCGTCCTCGGCACGGGCGACCAGTGCGGTCATGTCGGCCTCCTCGTGGGTCATCGGTGCTCCTCGTCGTGCTGCATGACGTCAACCTATGTTGACGTCGGCGTGCAGTTCTGTCAACACATGTTGACCCCCGAGGATGAGGCGGCGCGCGCACGACCCTCCGTGAGGAGGACGAGCCGCGCGCACCTCGCTGCCTAGACTCGGCCTCATGGCCTTCCTGTCCCCACCGGTGCCCGACGGTGCCGGTGGCGACCCCGGGACCGGCGCGGCACCCGCGCCGGGGACCGGGACGGGGACGGTCACCGGGACCGTCCGCGCCGTGCGCTCGCGCGTCGACGTGCAGGACGTCCGCCCGTCACGCGTGCACCGCCCCAGCGACCTGCTGGGCCTGACCCTCACGGCGGTGCTCGCGGTCCTCGTCGTCATCCTCGCGACGTACGCGCAGAACACCACCACGGGCGTCGCCGAGGACGTGCAGGGGTTCGCGACCCTGCTGCGACGCATCCTGTTCGTGCCCGTCAACGTGCTGGTCGGCATCACCACCGTGGTCGTGCCCATCGCCGTGCTCACCGAGCTCGCGCTGCGACGCCTCGGGCGCCAGCTCCTGCAGGCCGTCGCCGCCGCTGTCGTCGCGATGCTGCTGGTCGCCGCGCTGTTCTGGGTCTTCCTCACCTTCGGCTCCGACGAGCTCGTGCAGGGGCTGTCGGTGCGCCTCGCCGGTCAGTGGACCCTGACGATCCCCGAGTACACGGCCATGCTGACGGCCCTGCTCACGGTCGCCGGGCCGCGCAGCCGGCGACGCAGCGTCGCGTGGTCGTGGAACCTGCTGTGGCTCACGACGGGCGTCGTCGTCATCACCGCGGCCGTCTCGCTGGCGGGCCTCGGCCTGGCGCTGCTCGTGGGCCGGGCCGCCGGGCTCGGCGTCCGGTACCTGGGAGGCGTCGACCCCGAGCGCGCGTACGGGAGCGCGCTGCTGGCCGGGATCCGGCGCGCGGGCGTGGAGCCCGCGACGGTCGTGCGCGTGCCCGACCCCGTGATCGAGGCGGACCGCACGCCCGCGACCGTCGACGCCCTCGCCATGCTGCCGGCCCCCACGCCCGCGCAGTGTGCGCTCGTGGAGGCGTCGGGCGACCGGGTGTACGACGTCGCCACCGACGACGGCCGCCACCTCGACCTCATCGTCTTCGACGGCGACCGGCAGGTCGTCGGCATGCTCACCCGCCTGTGGCGCAGCCTGCGGTTGCGCGGGCTCGAGGGCCGCTCGGCGCTCTCGCTGCGCCGGGCCACCGAGCGCGCCGCCCTGCTGTCCTACGCCGCGCGCGCCGCCGGCGTCCGCACGCCGCGGCTGCTGAGCATCGCCGAGGCCGAGGACTCGATGCTCCTGCTGCAGGAGAGCACCGACGCCGCGGTGCCGCTGTCCGACGTCCCCACGCAGGACATCGGCAACGACGTCCTGCACGCGATCTGGGAGCAGCTGAACCTCGCGCACGCGGCCGGCATCGCGCACCGCTCCCTGACGTCGGACGTCATCCTCGTCGAGCGGCGGCCCGGCGCACCGCGCGTGTGGATCACCGCGTGGGAGCAGGGCGACGTCGCGTCGTCCGACCTGGCGCGGCGCATGGACACCATGCAGCTCATCGCGCTGCTCGGCCTGCGCGTGGGCGCGGCACGCGCGGTCACGTCCGCCGCCGAGATGCTGCCGGCGGCCGACATCCAGGCGATCGGCCCGCTGCTGCAGACCGTCGCGCTCCCCCGGCGCACGCGCGAGGAGATGCGCGCCCACAAGGAGGTCCTCGCCGAGCTGCGCTCCGCGCTCGTCGCCCGCCTGCCGGAGGCCGACGTGCAGCCCGAGCAGCTCGTGCGGTTCGGCGCCCGCACGCTGCTGACCATCGTGCTCACGATCGTCGCCGTCTTCGCGGTGCTGGCGTCCGTCAACGTCTCGCAGATCGGGCCGGTGCTCGCGGCGAGCGACTGGCGGTACTCGGCCCTCGCGTTCGTGCTGGGCCTCGTCACGCTGCTGGGTGCCGCCCTGGCCTTCGTCGCGTTCTCCCCCGTGCGGCTGCCCGTCTGGCGCGCGACGCTCGTGCAGACCGCCGCGACGTTCGTGGCGCTCGCCGCACCGGCCGGGATCGGTCCGGCCGCGCTCAACCTGCGCATGCTGACGCGACGCGGCGTCAGCGCGTCGCTCGCCGGGGCCACCGTGGCGCTGGTCCAGGTCAGCCAGTTCGTCACGACGCTGCTGCTGCTGCTCGTGCTGACCGTGACGTCGGGCGTGCAGTCGTCCACGTCGTTCTCGGTCCCGCCCGCCGCGCTGATCGTCCTCGCGGTGGTCGCCGCGGGCGTCGGCATCGCCCTGCTCTTCCCCGGCGTGCGGACGTGGACGCAGCGCAGGATCGGACCCACCGTCCGTCAGACGCTGCCGCGGCTCATCGAGGTCGTCGGGCAGCCGTGGCGGCTCGCGCTCGCCCTCGGCGGCAACGTGCTCATGACGATGGGCTACGTGCTCGCGTTCGACGCGACGCTGGCGGCGCTCGGCCAGAAGGCGTCGCTCGTGCAGGTGGCCCTGGTGTTCCTCACGGGCAACACGGCGGGGTCCGTCATCCCGACGCCGGGCGGCATCGGGACCGTCGAGGGCGCGCTCGCGCTCGGCCTGTCGACCATCGCCGGCGTCAACCCCGGTGTCGCGGGCACCGTCGCGCTGCTCTTCCGCCTGCTGACGTTCTGGCTGCGGATCCCGTTCGGCTGGCTCGCGATGCGCTACCTGACGCGGGCCGGCGAGCTCTGAGCGGAGCGCCCGACCTGCGAGCCCGCACGCACCACGGCCCCCGTCACCGGGGGTGACGGGGGCCGTGCGGAGCGTCGGTGCCACCCGGCCGGCCGGCGCGACATAGCGACGGACCGGCGGGGACGCGCCGGGAGAGCGGGTGGTTCAGGCGGCGAGCGCGTCGCGCTGCGCGGGGACCATCACCGAGGCCTCCAGGCGGGCGGCGATCGCTGCCCAACGGCCGAGCGGGATGACCTGAGGACGAACCTCGTGCGGCTCCGCCGCCGAGTTGCGCTGGTCCATGACGAACCCCTTCGTTCGGTAGCCCGGCTGACCTCGTGGGTCCCGTGGCTTTGCGTCCCCCCCTTGCGGAGGGTTTGCCGTTTCGCTGACAAGTCAGACATTAGACGGCT of Cellulomonas dongxiuzhuiae contains these proteins:
- a CDS encoding HdeD family acid-resistance protein, with the translated sequence MADDVTTAMARTLNRVWWLPVLRGLLLLVLGLLLMAQPAASVQAIVWLFGIFAVVDGVVSVALGLVDRGAPGWTWWVVEGLAGIAVGAAVVLWPQPTVRVLFFLLAAWLLVLGVVSILGAVAQSRSRSAGWHWPLAFGLVCTLFALLLIARPQTVLAVFGVLLGLFAFVGGALNVVSGFAVRQVARDLASDPRA
- a CDS encoding lysylphosphatidylglycerol synthase domain-containing protein, whose protein sequence is MAFLSPPVPDGAGGDPGTGAAPAPGTGTGTVTGTVRAVRSRVDVQDVRPSRVHRPSDLLGLTLTAVLAVLVVILATYAQNTTTGVAEDVQGFATLLRRILFVPVNVLVGITTVVVPIAVLTELALRRLGRQLLQAVAAAVVAMLLVAALFWVFLTFGSDELVQGLSVRLAGQWTLTIPEYTAMLTALLTVAGPRSRRRSVAWSWNLLWLTTGVVVITAAVSLAGLGLALLVGRAAGLGVRYLGGVDPERAYGSALLAGIRRAGVEPATVVRVPDPVIEADRTPATVDALAMLPAPTPAQCALVEASGDRVYDVATDDGRHLDLIVFDGDRQVVGMLTRLWRSLRLRGLEGRSALSLRRATERAALLSYAARAAGVRTPRLLSIAEAEDSMLLLQESTDAAVPLSDVPTQDIGNDVLHAIWEQLNLAHAAGIAHRSLTSDVILVERRPGAPRVWITAWEQGDVASSDLARRMDTMQLIALLGLRVGAARAVTSAAEMLPAADIQAIGPLLQTVALPRRTREEMRAHKEVLAELRSALVARLPEADVQPEQLVRFGARTLLTIVLTIVAVFAVLASVNVSQIGPVLAASDWRYSALAFVLGLVTLLGAALAFVAFSPVRLPVWRATLVQTAATFVALAAPAGIGPAALNLRMLTRRGVSASLAGATVALVQVSQFVTTLLLLLVLTVTSGVQSSTSFSVPPAALIVLAVVAAGVGIALLFPGVRTWTQRRIGPTVRQTLPRLIEVVGQPWRLALALGGNVLMTMGYVLAFDATLAALGQKASLVQVALVFLTGNTAGSVIPTPGGIGTVEGALALGLSTIAGVNPGVAGTVALLFRLLTFWLRIPFGWLAMRYLTRAGEL